In Rhizobium sp. CIAT894, the genomic window CTGATGCGGCGCAGGTCGAAGCGCTGGCAACGCGACAGCACGGTGATCGGCACCTTGCGGATTTCGGTGGTGGCGAAGATGAACTTAACATGTTCCGGCGGCTCTTCCAGCGTCTTCAACAGGCCGTTGAAGGCCTGCGTCGAGAGCATGTGCACTTCGTCGATGATATAGACCTTGTAGCGCGCCGAAACCGGCCGGTAGCGCACCTGCTCGATGATCTCTCTTATATCGTCGATGCCGGTGTGGGAGGCGGCATCCATCTCGATCACGTCGACATGCCGGCCTTCCATGATCGCCTGGCAGTGCTCGCCGGGCACGCGCAGATCGATCGTCGGCTTGTCGATCTCCGATGTCTTGTAGTTCAGCGCCCGCGCCAGAATGCGCGCCGTCGTGGTCTTGCCGACGCCGCGTACGCCGGTCAGCATATAGGCCTGGGCGATGCGGCTGGTCTCGAAGGCGTTGGTCAGCGTGCGGACCATCGGCTCCTGGCCGACCATCAGGTCCGTGAAATCCTTAGGGCGGTATTTGCGAGCCAGCACCCGGTATCCGGTGCCCGTCGAGGCGGCATCTTTTGATTGTCGCTCGGTCTCGCTCATCGCCCTGCTTGTCGCCCGGGATCGTCGGGCATTTCGTGGAGAGAAGGTGGGAGGCTGGCACGATGACCCGTGCCGGGCTCGTTAGGGCTGCTTCCTTCCGGACCTGACCCGGTTGGCGAGTGGCTCGTCCACCACCAACCTCCCGGATGCACATATCGGCAATATCGTCATCAAAAGCAAGCCAACATCACAAAAAACTGCTAGTCGTTGGAAAAGACAGGAGGAATGCCCCTTGAATGCGTTCGAACTAGACCCCCGGCTGGAAAACGACAGCGTCAGCATCATGATCACCGGTCTCTGTGATCTCAGATTGTCGAGGGATGCCCGCTGGCCCTGGCTCATTCTCGTGCCGCGCCGGGCTGATATTACCGAAATCTTCGAGCTGACGCCGCTCGACCAGGTGCTGCTAGCCTTCGAGACGGAACTGGTCGCCAAGGCGCTCAAGCAAGTCACCGGTGCTGCAAAAATCAATATCGGGGCTCTTGGCAATATCGTCCGCCAGCTTCATGTTCATGTCATTGCCCGCTTCGAAGGCGATGCCAACTGGCCGGGTCCCGTCTGGGGCTTCGGGCGCGCGGAGCCCTACGAGGACGGAAAGAGAGACGAATTCACAGAAAAGCTGCGGGAAGCCCTTTCATCATGAGTCATTCGCTTTTCGATTCGGATGTGCCGCATCCCGAACCCAGCAATCTCACAGCCTTTGCCGCCAACGACCTCAATCGTGATTCCGAGCATCGCGACGAACGCTCCGTCGAAAAGGCGCTGGCGAGGGAGGGCACCCATATCTTCGCCTTTGCCGGGGATAAGCTGGTGCTGAAGCACGACGGCCAGGTGCTCGACCCGCTTTTTGCCCGCTACGAACTCCAGGAATTGCAGCCGGACTGGGACGAGACGGTGCTTCTCGGCTACCGCAAATCGGGCGAGCCGCGTCTTGCCGTTCCTGTCGGCGTCAACGTCGACGATCTCGCCAGTCAATATAAGCCCGCCGACGGCCGCTCGCTGTTTCGCGAAATGCTGATCGACGAGGTGCTGCTCGGCGAATTCGCCCAGGCCGCGAGCCTTATCCGCTGGAATGGCGACAACCGCTTCTGCGGCCGCTGCGGCTCGGCGATGGAGATCCATATCGGCGGCTACAAACGTGTCTGCGCCGCCTGCGAACACATGATCTTCCCGCGCACCGACCCCGTCGTCATCATGCTGACGATCGACGAGACGCGCGATCTCTGCCTGCTCGGCCGCAGCCCGCATTTCGCCCCCGGCATGTATTCCTGTCTCGCCGGCTTCCTCGAGCCCGGCGAGACCATCGAGAATGCCGTGCGCCGCGAAACGCTGGAGGAATCGGGCATCCGCACCGGCCGCATCCGCTATCACGCCTCGCAGCCCTGGCCGATGCCGCATTCGCTGATGATCGGCTGTTACGCCGAGGCCAAATCCACCGAAATCACGCGCGACGAGACGGAACTCGAGGATTGCCGCTGGTTCACCCGCGAGGAAACCATCGAGATGCTGGAGCGCCCGAGCGCGACGGGCAAGGCCACTCCGCCGAAAGGGGCGATAGCCCACCGCCTGATGCGCGACTGGGTGGAATGGAAGCGCTAGCGCCATGCCGGTCGCCCGCTCGGAACGGCTGCTGACGCTGCTCCAGACGCTTCGGCGTTACCGGCGGCCGGTGACCGGCACTGTGCTTGCCCAGGAGACCGGTGTCAGCCTGCGCACGCTCTATCGCGATATTGCCAGCCTGCAGGCCCAGGGTGCGATGATCGAAGGCGAAGCCGGTATAGGCTACGTGCTGAAGCCGGGCTTCATGCTGCCGCCGATGATGTTTTCCGAAGAAGAGCTGGAGGCGCTGGTGCTCGGCTCGCGCTGGGTCGCCCGCGCCGCCGAACCGCGTCTTGCCGGCGCCGGCGCCGATGCGCTGGCCAAGATTGCCGCCGTGCTGCCGGCCGACATGCGTGAAATGCTCGATTCGGCGACGCTCTTCGTTGGCCGCAAGCGCCAGGACGAGGACAAGGCTGATGTTTCGGCCATTCGCAAGGCGATCCGTCTGGAGCGTGTGCTCGAACTGCATTACGGCGACGAGCAGGGTCGGATCTCGCGCCGCCGCGTCTGGCCTTTCGCGCTCGGTTATTTCGAGCATGTGCGCATCATCATGGCCTGGTGCGAATTGCGCCGGGATTTCCGCCATTTCCGCACCGACCGCATCATCGATATGGCGGTCCATGAGACGCGGTATCCACGCCGCCGCACGGTGCTCCTCAAGGAATGGCGCGAAACGCAGGACGTGCCGATGGAGAGCTGAACGCTGCTGCCATAAACTGTCAGCAGACGACGTTATGATCAGTATCAATCCGCTACAGCGCCGTGCGTGTTTGGACACGCAAGGACGCTGTGGCATCCAGGTTTCGCGCATCGTGCCGATGCGCTGGGGAAGGAGTACTGATCATGGTAACGCCTCCAGTCATTCAGCAGGCCGGCGACCGCTTCGTCACCGATAATTTTGCCGATA contains:
- a CDS encoding HIT family protein, with protein sequence MNAFELDPRLENDSVSIMITGLCDLRLSRDARWPWLILVPRRADITEIFELTPLDQVLLAFETELVAKALKQVTGAAKINIGALGNIVRQLHVHVIARFEGDANWPGPVWGFGRAEPYEDGKRDEFTEKLREALSS
- the nudC gene encoding NAD(+) diphosphatase — protein: MSHSLFDSDVPHPEPSNLTAFAANDLNRDSEHRDERSVEKALAREGTHIFAFAGDKLVLKHDGQVLDPLFARYELQELQPDWDETVLLGYRKSGEPRLAVPVGVNVDDLASQYKPADGRSLFREMLIDEVLLGEFAQAASLIRWNGDNRFCGRCGSAMEIHIGGYKRVCAACEHMIFPRTDPVVIMLTIDETRDLCLLGRSPHFAPGMYSCLAGFLEPGETIENAVRRETLEESGIRTGRIRYHASQPWPMPHSLMIGCYAEAKSTEITRDETELEDCRWFTREETIEMLERPSATGKATPPKGAIAHRLMRDWVEWKR
- a CDS encoding YafY family protein, which codes for MPVARSERLLTLLQTLRRYRRPVTGTVLAQETGVSLRTLYRDIASLQAQGAMIEGEAGIGYVLKPGFMLPPMMFSEEELEALVLGSRWVARAAEPRLAGAGADALAKIAAVLPADMREMLDSATLFVGRKRQDEDKADVSAIRKAIRLERVLELHYGDEQGRISRRRVWPFALGYFEHVRIIMAWCELRRDFRHFRTDRIIDMAVHETRYPRRRTVLLKEWRETQDVPMES